One genomic segment of Mesoterricola silvestris includes these proteins:
- a CDS encoding NHLP bacteriocin export ABC transporter permease/ATPase subunit, whose amino-acid sequence MFRLNASQVTQLARLPHLVAEPVPEGAPKAQDGVRILVEGHADVFIQAFPPGLPERHRDHLFRLEAGDVLMDLPLPVDDPHLRIVVVGSSGARTLGGRLGSFLGSAPGDLAAHLLAAFAGALLEGIAQGLGGGAAGKPILPLRPGASARLAGGTAFALAASQGWIRVASGTGYLLGDSAHPLDASLGPIPLVRGIWLEMGEADGAVEVLGLDEWPEDTRLGDVLDRMVPCLMSWKGRRYTLGERDHLGRQRRQEDAERDRLRRSLAALASLTGRVAGVEAAPASSEMLTACRLTGAHAGITFQEPPRWVLEDPSRDLLTAICRASRVRAREVVLRGTWWKRDAGAILAFLDEGRVPVALLPQRRGGGYFLAREPGSPPVPLDPDLAARLHPFGYTFYRPGPPGPMGALDLLRLAGPSVRNDLGWVLAMALFGGVAGMALPMALGQIMAQAIPQADVRTVGTLFVTLAALTISVTLLDLSRGIAMLRIEGRTAVSLQAAVVDRLLTLPAKFFRGHTVGDLVLRATAVEKAQMVLSGAAVTGLLGAAFSGTQILLLFAFDPTLAWVALGLVLAILGVFAGVVARRNRLEALRRDADRALTGLACQLLTGVVKLRVAAAEGRGFAIWCERLLNAQRVEKRDAGWHQGLTVVTGSLPFVSTLVLMAAVDLWRTGPGGGIQPAAFMAFNAAFSSAMAAAVTLGGSLSLLPQVKPIFDQARPILEAEPEVDPQKPDPGRLRGGLEISRVSFRYLPEGPPILRDISLHAHPGEFVALAGPSGSGKSTLLRLLLGFERPETGVVRYDEHDLDAVDVGSLRSQIGVVLQGSRLLGGSIWQNIVGSSLRTLDEAWAAAEAAGLADDIREMPMGMHTALADGGGTLSGGQRQKLLIARALVHKPRIILFDEATSALDNRTQATVSRSLDRLNATRLVIAHRLSTIRNADRIYVLDQGRLVQDGTFRELGERAGLFRDLALRQRVQ is encoded by the coding sequence CTGATGGACCTGCCGCTGCCGGTGGACGATCCCCACCTGCGCATCGTCGTGGTGGGTTCCAGCGGCGCGCGGACCCTGGGCGGCAGGCTGGGCAGCTTCCTGGGTTCGGCGCCGGGGGATCTGGCGGCCCACCTGTTGGCTGCCTTCGCGGGCGCCCTCCTGGAGGGCATCGCCCAGGGACTGGGGGGCGGGGCCGCCGGGAAGCCGATCCTGCCGCTTCGGCCCGGTGCATCCGCTCGCCTTGCAGGGGGGACGGCTTTCGCCTTGGCGGCCAGCCAGGGCTGGATCCGGGTGGCCTCGGGCACCGGGTACCTCCTGGGGGATTCCGCCCATCCCCTGGATGCTTCCCTGGGCCCCATTCCGCTGGTGCGGGGAATATGGCTTGAGATGGGGGAAGCGGACGGGGCCGTGGAGGTGCTTGGGCTGGATGAATGGCCGGAGGACACGCGGCTGGGGGACGTACTGGATCGGATGGTCCCTTGCCTGATGAGTTGGAAGGGCCGCCGCTACACCCTCGGTGAGCGGGATCATCTGGGGCGTCAGCGGCGGCAGGAGGACGCGGAACGGGACCGGCTGCGCCGAAGTCTGGCGGCCCTCGCATCCCTTACCGGCCGCGTCGCGGGGGTGGAGGCGGCCCCGGCCTCCAGCGAAATGCTGACGGCCTGCCGCCTGACGGGAGCCCATGCGGGCATCACCTTCCAGGAGCCCCCCCGGTGGGTCCTGGAGGATCCCTCCCGGGACCTCCTCACGGCCATCTGCCGGGCCTCGCGGGTGCGGGCGCGGGAGGTGGTCCTGCGGGGAACGTGGTGGAAGCGGGATGCCGGCGCGATCCTGGCCTTCCTGGACGAGGGCCGGGTTCCGGTGGCCCTGCTGCCGCAAAGGCGCGGCGGCGGCTATTTCCTGGCCCGGGAACCGGGGTCCCCCCCCGTTCCCCTGGATCCGGACCTGGCGGCGCGCCTCCATCCCTTCGGGTACACCTTCTACCGGCCGGGGCCCCCGGGGCCCATGGGGGCCCTGGATCTGCTCAGGCTCGCGGGGCCTTCGGTGCGCAACGACCTGGGGTGGGTCCTGGCCATGGCCCTTTTCGGCGGCGTGGCCGGAATGGCCCTTCCCATGGCCCTGGGGCAGATCATGGCCCAGGCGATTCCCCAGGCCGACGTGCGCACCGTGGGCACCCTGTTCGTCACCCTTGCGGCCCTGACGATCAGCGTCACCCTCCTGGACCTGAGCCGGGGCATCGCGATGCTGCGCATCGAGGGGCGGACGGCGGTGTCGTTGCAGGCCGCGGTGGTGGACCGTCTCCTGACCCTGCCGGCGAAGTTCTTCCGTGGCCACACGGTGGGCGACCTCGTCCTGCGGGCGACGGCCGTGGAGAAGGCCCAGATGGTCCTTTCGGGGGCCGCGGTCACCGGACTCCTGGGAGCCGCGTTCTCGGGCACCCAGATCCTCCTCCTGTTCGCGTTCGACCCGACCCTGGCCTGGGTGGCTCTGGGGCTGGTCCTGGCCATCCTCGGCGTGTTCGCGGGGGTCGTGGCGCGGCGCAACCGGCTGGAGGCGCTCCGGCGGGATGCGGACCGGGCCCTCACGGGCCTGGCCTGCCAGCTCCTGACGGGGGTGGTCAAGCTGCGGGTGGCCGCGGCGGAGGGGCGGGGGTTCGCCATCTGGTGCGAGCGCCTCCTGAACGCCCAGCGGGTGGAAAAGCGGGACGCCGGCTGGCACCAGGGTCTGACCGTGGTCACGGGTTCCCTGCCCTTCGTTTCGACGCTGGTGCTCATGGCCGCCGTGGACCTGTGGCGCACGGGGCCCGGCGGCGGCATCCAGCCCGCGGCGTTCATGGCCTTCAACGCGGCCTTTTCCAGTGCGATGGCCGCCGCCGTGACCCTGGGGGGATCCCTGTCCCTGCTGCCCCAGGTCAAGCCCATCTTCGACCAGGCCCGGCCCATCCTGGAGGCCGAGCCCGAGGTGGATCCCCAGAAGCCCGACCCGGGCCGCCTCAGGGGGGGCCTGGAGATCAGCCGGGTCTCCTTCCGGTACCTTCCGGAGGGTCCGCCCATCCTCCGGGATATCTCCCTCCACGCCCATCCGGGGGAATTCGTCGCCCTGGCCGGGCCTTCGGGAAGCGGCAAATCCACGCTGCTGCGGCTGCTGCTGGGCTTCGAGCGCCCTGAAACGGGCGTGGTCCGCTACGACGAGCACGACCTGGACGCCGTGGACGTCGGCAGCCTGCGCAGCCAGATCGGCGTGGTCCTCCAGGGGAGCCGGCTCCTGGGGGGAAGCATCTGGCAGAACATCGTCGGATCGAGCCTGCGCACCCTGGATGAAGCCTGGGCGGCCGCAGAGGCGGCGGGCCTGGCCGACGACATCCGGGAAATGCCCATGGGCATGCACACGGCCCTTGCCGATGGGGGCGGCACCCTATCCGGCGGCCAGCGCCAGAAGCTTCTCATCGCCAGGGCCCTGGTCCACAAACCCCGCATCATCCTCTTCGACGAGGCCACCAGCGCCCTGGACAACCGCACCCAGGCCACCGTGAGCCGCAGCCTGGACCGCCTCAACGCCACGCGCCTGGTCATCGCCCACCGCCTGAGCACCATCCGGAACGCGGACCGGATCTACGTCCTGGACCAGGGGCGCCTGGTCCAGGACGGGACCTTCCGGGAGCTGGGGGAACGGGCGGGCCTGTTCCGGGACCTGGCCCTGCGGCAGCGGGTCCAGTAA
- a CDS encoding branched-chain amino acid aminotransferase, with protein sequence MTALSTSNTARFDVQLAREPLSSEERAKRMQNPGFGKIFTEHMVVIPYSEELGWGKGVLKPYGPIVLDPAASVLHYGQAIFEGFKAYRQPDGHVKTFRPESNAHRFNASARRLAMPELPVDLFVEAADILIRQEKDWVPNAIGESLYLRPFMIATEAALGVKAAKEYLFILIASPSGAYFPQGVKPVTVWISENYVRAAPGGTGSAKCAGNYAASLVAQTEAKAEGCDQVVWLDAVHRRYIEEMGGMNIFFVYKEGGETVVVTPMLTGTLLPGITRLSLLEIAKKLGFRAEERRISVDDWREAILEGRMTEAFACGTAAVITPIGTVKSAHGEWQINRGETGPVASQLREALLNLQHGVDADLNGWMHQVC encoded by the coding sequence ATGACCGCCCTCTCCACCTCCAACACCGCGCGCTTCGACGTCCAGCTCGCCCGCGAGCCCCTGTCATCGGAAGAGCGGGCGAAGCGCATGCAGAACCCGGGCTTCGGCAAGATCTTCACCGAGCACATGGTGGTCATCCCCTACAGCGAGGAGCTGGGCTGGGGCAAGGGCGTGCTGAAGCCCTACGGCCCCATCGTCCTGGATCCCGCGGCCAGCGTCCTGCACTACGGCCAGGCGATCTTCGAGGGCTTCAAGGCCTACCGCCAGCCCGATGGCCACGTCAAGACCTTCCGCCCGGAATCCAACGCCCACCGCTTCAACGCCTCCGCCCGCCGCCTGGCCATGCCCGAGCTGCCCGTGGATCTCTTCGTGGAAGCCGCGGACATCCTCATCCGCCAGGAAAAGGACTGGGTCCCCAACGCCATCGGCGAAAGCCTCTACCTGCGCCCCTTCATGATCGCCACCGAAGCGGCCCTGGGCGTCAAGGCCGCCAAGGAGTACCTGTTCATCCTCATCGCCTCCCCCTCGGGCGCCTACTTCCCCCAGGGCGTCAAGCCGGTGACCGTGTGGATCTCCGAGAACTACGTGCGCGCCGCGCCCGGCGGCACCGGCTCGGCCAAGTGCGCCGGCAACTATGCCGCCAGCCTCGTGGCCCAGACCGAAGCCAAGGCCGAAGGCTGCGACCAGGTGGTCTGGCTGGACGCCGTGCATCGCCGGTACATCGAGGAGATGGGCGGCATGAACATCTTCTTCGTCTACAAGGAAGGCGGGGAGACCGTCGTGGTCACCCCCATGCTCACCGGCACCCTCCTGCCCGGCATCACCCGCCTCAGCCTGCTGGAGATCGCGAAGAAGCTCGGCTTCCGCGCCGAGGAGCGCCGCATCTCCGTGGACGACTGGCGGGAGGCCATCCTGGAGGGCCGCATGACCGAAGCCTTCGCCTGCGGCACCGCCGCCGTCATCACCCCCATCGGCACCGTGAAGTCCGCCCATGGCGAGTGGCAGATCAACCGCGGCGAAACCGGCCCCGTGGCCAGCCAGCTGCGGGAGGCCCTGCTCAACCTCCAGCACGGCGTGGACGCCGACCTGAACGGCTGGATGCACCAGGTCTGCTAG
- a CDS encoding aminotransferase-like domain-containing protein — protein MIPTAPLNPGAASPLYLQLQRTLRSLIQANEWNPGMRLPAVPDLALRFKVHRLTVLKALAGLKRTGWVQTVTGRGSFVSDYLPEAPALLDPDSFPFQGSSLRVREDELGPWLGDTLEAAQNRSLVSFSAAFPPTDLLPGDALRRLYTRTMKELDAEAWVYAAPAGHPSYLTGVADWLRDEGEPVPPGWGIRSIPGSQAGLALVLESLTIPGDRVLVESPCYVGALALIRTLGREAVPVPVDRNGLNPDRLASILQKGDAKFLFTVPTFHNPTGMTLSRARRERILALTRAHGVTIVEDDTYGDLRFIGGRTPSFRSLPGAEHVIHLGSFSKSVAAGLRLGYIIAPDAVLGRLALVQEVHTIALPTLSQAVIGHFLESGGFRRHLVRIRKALRERRDAMLEAIQASFPRDAEVTEPKGGMHLWVVLPEDVSALDLHREAISHGLGFAPGPLFFPDGRGTNCLRLNFSTHAPSVTREAIERLGGLIHARPGVSPPKELP, from the coding sequence ATGATCCCCACGGCCCCCCTGAACCCCGGCGCAGCCAGCCCCCTCTATCTGCAGTTGCAGCGGACGCTCCGTTCGCTCATCCAGGCCAACGAGTGGAACCCGGGCATGCGCCTGCCCGCCGTGCCGGACCTGGCGCTGCGGTTCAAGGTGCACCGCCTCACCGTGCTCAAGGCCCTGGCGGGGCTCAAGCGCACGGGCTGGGTGCAGACCGTGACGGGCCGCGGCAGCTTCGTGAGCGACTACCTGCCCGAGGCCCCGGCCCTGCTGGATCCCGATTCCTTCCCCTTCCAGGGATCCTCCCTGCGGGTGCGGGAGGACGAACTGGGCCCCTGGCTGGGCGACACCCTGGAAGCGGCCCAGAACCGGAGCCTGGTGAGCTTCTCCGCCGCCTTCCCGCCCACGGACCTCCTGCCCGGGGATGCGCTCCGCCGCCTGTACACCCGCACCATGAAGGAACTGGATGCCGAAGCCTGGGTGTACGCCGCGCCGGCGGGCCACCCCTCGTACCTCACCGGCGTGGCCGACTGGCTCCGGGACGAGGGCGAGCCCGTCCCGCCGGGCTGGGGCATCCGCTCCATTCCCGGTTCCCAGGCGGGCCTGGCCCTGGTGCTGGAATCCCTCACCATCCCCGGGGACCGGGTGCTGGTGGAGAGCCCCTGCTACGTGGGCGCCCTGGCCCTCATCCGCACCCTGGGCCGGGAAGCCGTGCCCGTGCCCGTGGACCGCAACGGCCTCAACCCCGACCGGCTCGCCTCCATCCTCCAGAAGGGCGACGCCAAGTTCCTCTTCACGGTGCCCACCTTCCACAATCCCACGGGCATGACCCTCAGCCGCGCCCGGCGGGAGCGCATCCTGGCCCTCACCCGCGCCCACGGCGTGACGATCGTGGAGGACGACACCTACGGGGATCTGCGGTTCATCGGCGGCCGCACGCCCTCCTTCCGGAGCCTGCCGGGGGCCGAGCACGTCATCCACCTGGGCAGCTTCTCCAAATCCGTGGCCGCGGGCCTGCGCCTGGGCTACATCATCGCCCCCGACGCGGTGCTGGGCCGCCTGGCCCTGGTGCAGGAGGTGCACACCATCGCCCTGCCCACCCTCTCCCAGGCCGTGATCGGCCACTTCCTGGAATCCGGCGGCTTCCGGCGCCACCTGGTGCGGATCCGCAAGGCCCTCCGGGAGCGCCGGGACGCCATGCTGGAGGCCATCCAGGCCAGTTTCCCCCGGGACGCCGAAGTCACCGAGCCCAAGGGCGGCATGCACCTCTGGGTGGTGCTGCCCGAGGACGTCTCCGCCCTCGACCTGCACCGCGAGGCCATCTCCCACGGGCTGGGCTTCGCCCCGGGTCCCCTCTTCTTTCCGGATGGACGGGGCACCAACTGCCTCCGTCTCAATTTCTCAACCCATGCGCCCAGCGTGACCCGCGAAGCCATCGAGCGCCTGGGCGGGCTCATCCATGCCCGTCCCGGCGTCTCGCCTCCGAAGGAGCTGCCATGA
- a CDS encoding M16 family metallopeptidase, which yields MPYRSISPHGTELLIDPIPSVRSCSVGFWVKRGSCWELPGEEGLAHFIEHTVFKGTAKFPEPQVMAEATDHLGGSLDAFTGKESACFYGKVLKEKLPDLVSILGDLVTTPTFDGEELARERKVILEEISQSEDQPDDWVSELFYSHFWPGSPLAHSILGRREQVGTYGRDEARAFFDKTYRAPNILIVAAGDIEVQPFLDLVQPVLEALPRGLRDDGVRPASGRPRPFVLNTPRKELQQTSLVLGFPAPPHVHPDRVAVGVLSHVLGGGMSSRLFMELREKNALCYQVGTYLTHYRDAGALQISASCAPERARELVRRAAAECAKVREAGITREELDRAKLQLRTNLVFSQESATSRMFSLAYQRLHTDTILSLDQQIAEIEEVSLDQVQRVAREVLDPGALGVSALGVRRSAGIRKEDLAVCAGMGNS from the coding sequence ATGCCCTACCGGTCCATCTCCCCCCACGGCACCGAGCTCCTCATCGACCCCATCCCCAGCGTGCGCAGCTGCTCCGTGGGGTTCTGGGTGAAGCGGGGCTCCTGCTGGGAACTCCCGGGGGAGGAGGGCCTGGCCCACTTCATCGAGCACACCGTCTTCAAGGGCACGGCGAAGTTCCCGGAGCCCCAGGTCATGGCCGAGGCCACGGACCACCTGGGCGGCAGCCTCGACGCCTTCACCGGCAAGGAGTCCGCCTGCTTTTACGGCAAGGTCCTGAAGGAAAAGCTCCCGGACCTGGTGTCCATCCTGGGGGACCTGGTGACCACGCCCACCTTCGACGGGGAGGAGCTGGCCCGGGAGCGCAAGGTCATCCTGGAGGAGATCAGCCAGAGCGAGGACCAGCCTGACGACTGGGTGAGCGAGCTCTTCTACTCCCACTTCTGGCCGGGCAGCCCCCTGGCCCACTCCATCCTCGGCCGCCGGGAACAGGTGGGCACGTACGGCCGGGACGAGGCGCGGGCCTTCTTCGACAAGACCTACCGGGCCCCCAATATCCTCATCGTCGCCGCGGGGGACATCGAGGTCCAGCCCTTCCTGGACCTGGTCCAGCCCGTGCTGGAGGCCCTGCCTCGGGGTCTCCGGGACGACGGGGTGCGTCCGGCCTCCGGCCGGCCCAGACCCTTCGTCCTCAACACCCCCCGCAAGGAACTGCAGCAGACCAGCCTCGTCCTGGGGTTCCCGGCCCCCCCCCACGTGCACCCGGACCGGGTGGCGGTGGGCGTGCTCAGCCACGTGCTGGGGGGCGGCATGTCCAGCCGGCTCTTCATGGAACTGCGGGAGAAGAACGCCCTGTGCTACCAGGTGGGCACCTACCTCACCCACTACCGGGACGCCGGAGCCCTGCAGATCAGCGCCAGCTGCGCGCCGGAGCGGGCCCGGGAGCTGGTGCGCCGGGCGGCGGCGGAGTGCGCCAAGGTGCGGGAGGCCGGCATCACCCGGGAGGAACTGGACCGGGCCAAGCTCCAGCTGCGCACCAACCTGGTCTTCAGCCAGGAATCCGCCACCAGCCGCATGTTCAGCCTGGCCTACCAGCGCCTGCACACGGACACCATCCTGAGCCTGGACCAGCAGATCGCCGAAATCGAGGAGGTCAGCCTGGACCAGGTGCAGCGGGTGGCCCGGGAGGTGCTGGACCCCGGCGCCCTGGGGGTTTCCGCCCTGGGCGTCCGGCGATCGGCGGGGATCCGGAAAGAAGATCTGGCGGTCTGTGCCGGTATGGGAAATTCCTAA